The Thermotoga sp. Mc24 genome includes a window with the following:
- a CDS encoding FAD:protein FMN transferase, with protein sequence MWPSDSNDHRLTRRNIIIFSSLLLGSLAILLTLLLIRTKDQYYELRDFALGTSVRIVVSSQKINPRTIAEAILEDMKRITYKFSFTDERSVVKRINDHPDEWVEVDEETYSLIKAACAFAELTDGAFDPALGRLLELWGFTGNYENLRVPSPEEIEEALKHTGYKNVLFDDKNMRVMVKNGAKIDLGGIAKGYALDRARQIALSFDENATGFVEAGGDIRVIGPKFGKYPWVIGVKNPREDGVIDYIYLKSGAVATSGDYERYFVVDGVRYHHILDPSTGYPARGVWSVTVIAEDATTADALSTAGFVMAGKDWRKVTLDFPNMGAHPLIVLEGGAIEKSETFKLFERE encoded by the coding sequence ATGTGGCCGTCAGATAGCAACGATCATCGGTTAACCAGAAGAAACATCATCATCTTTTCTTCTCTCCTTCTGGGATCTCTTGCGATTCTCTTGACTTTACTTCTCATTCGAACGAAAGATCAGTATTATGAGCTCAGAGATTTCGCTCTCGGAACGAGTGTAAGGATAGTCGTTTCTTCTCAGAAGATAAATCCCAGAACGATCGCAGAAGCCATTCTGGAAGACATGAAGAGAATCACCTACAAGTTTTCTTTCACGGATGAAAGAAGCGTTGTGAAAAGGATAAACGATCATCCCGACGAATGGGTTGAGGTGGATGAAGAGACCTACAGTTTGATCAAAGCGGCCTGCGCGTTTGCAGAACTCACAGATGGAGCGTTCGATCCAGCGTTAGGAAGGCTTCTCGAACTCTGGGGGTTTACCGGGAACTACGAAAATCTCAGGGTACCTTCTCCGGAAGAGATCGAAGAAGCTCTGAAGCATACCGGGTATAAAAACGTTCTCTTCGACGATAAGAACATGAGAGTGATGGTTAAAAACGGTGCGAAGATCGATCTTGGTGGTATAGCGAAAGGGTACGCCCTCGACAGAGCCAGGCAGATAGCCCTCTCTTTTGATGAGAACGCAACGGGTTTTGTCGAAGCGGGTGGGGATATTCGCGTTATCGGGCCAAAGTTTGGAAAGTATCCGTGGGTGATAGGAGTAAAGAATCCCAGGGAAGACGGTGTGATAGATTACATCTATCTGAAATCCGGAGCGGTTGCGACTTCCGGTGATTACGAAAGATATTTCGTTGTGGACGGTGTCAGGTATCATCATATTCTCGATCCTTCAACAGGGTATCCTGCCCGCGGTGTGTGGAGTGTAACGGTCATAGCCGAAGATGCCACCACGGCTGACGCTCTCTCCACAGCGGGCTTTGTGATGGCCGGAAAGGACTGGAGGAAAGTGACACTCGATTTTCCAAATATGGGCGCTCACCCGCTGATAGTTCTTGAAGGAGGAGCGATCGAAAAGTCTGAGACCTTCAAGCTGTTCGAAAGAGAGTGA
- a CDS encoding Gx transporter family protein: MRRIALLSVLTALSSTFYVLENLLPFPVPFGRWGFSNSIVLMIASEIGFGDALIVASAKSILGALFSGRFLSPSFLTGFFGAVSAALVEAFLARFDFGYLSLSAMGSFVNNLVQLIVISFLVESTKTFLLFPLMVILGLVSGTVNAFLASRMGGIVFENYSRFFFAQKKAADEVAGDRVRS; encoded by the coding sequence GTGAGGAGGATAGCACTTCTTTCAGTTTTGACTGCTCTCTCTTCTACTTTTTATGTCTTGGAGAATCTGCTTCCTTTTCCGGTGCCGTTCGGAAGATGGGGATTTTCTAACTCGATAGTTCTCATGATAGCTTCGGAAATTGGTTTTGGAGATGCTCTGATCGTCGCATCTGCAAAGAGCATTTTGGGTGCTCTCTTTTCCGGCAGGTTTCTTTCTCCATCTTTTCTAACTGGATTCTTCGGTGCCGTTTCCGCTGCCCTGGTGGAAGCGTTTCTGGCCCGGTTCGATTTTGGTTACTTGAGCTTGAGTGCAATGGGATCTTTTGTGAACAACCTTGTTCAGCTCATCGTCATATCTTTTCTAGTTGAAAGCACGAAGACCTTCTTGCTCTTTCCTTTGATGGTGATACTCGGTCTTGTCTCGGGAACAGTCAACGCCTTCCTGGCAAGCAGGATGGGAGGGATAGTGTTTGAGAATTATTCTCGCTTCTTCTTCGCCCAGAAGAAGGCAGCTGATGAAGTTGCTGGGGATAGAGTTCGAAGTTGA
- a CDS encoding glycosyltransferase family 4 protein, whose translation MWEAIISFFLTLVLSVFAKKTGFLDRPDSRKSHGKAVPPIGGISVFLTLLIFERDNPFFLFSIPLFFLGLLDDLFDLSYRIKLAVTTLVAIWFSFAVTIEISIFGVKIHPIFSVIWFVGMVNAFNVVDGLDGLLSGISLFSSLMIGERSLAFSIIGFLPWNLPDARAFLGNSGSFLLGAYLSTASVVFFEGDLGYATLFLGFPFYEIVFSFARRLVSKKNPFSPDEEHTHHVFSRKVGKWKTLLILVSFSLMFNLLGLSQKFYFILLYAVLCCVLLFAYCMFQRGDGNLEL comes from the coding sequence ATGTGGGAAGCGATAATTAGTTTCTTTCTGACTTTGGTGCTATCTGTTTTTGCGAAGAAGACGGGATTTCTCGATCGTCCCGACTCCAGAAAATCCCACGGGAAAGCAGTTCCGCCGATCGGTGGTATTTCCGTATTTCTAACGCTTCTCATCTTCGAAAGAGACAATCCTTTTTTTCTCTTTTCGATCCCCTTGTTCTTTCTTGGACTTCTGGACGATCTTTTTGACCTTTCCTACAGAATCAAACTTGCCGTGACCACTCTGGTTGCTATCTGGTTCTCCTTTGCTGTGACCATAGAAATCAGTATCTTTGGAGTGAAAATACATCCAATCTTTTCTGTGATCTGGTTTGTCGGCATGGTTAACGCGTTCAACGTAGTTGACGGGCTGGATGGTCTTCTGAGTGGAATATCTCTATTTTCTTCGCTCATGATAGGAGAAAGGTCTCTTGCGTTTTCGATAATTGGTTTTCTTCCATGGAACCTTCCAGACGCGAGGGCCTTTTTGGGAAACAGTGGTTCGTTTCTTCTCGGTGCATACCTTTCCACAGCATCGGTGGTTTTCTTCGAAGGAGATCTTGGATACGCCACGCTTTTCCTTGGATTTCCGTTCTACGAGATCGTATTCAGTTTTGCGAGAAGGTTAGTTTCGAAAAAAAACCCGTTCTCTCCGGATGAGGAACATACTCACCACGTGTTTTCCAGAAAGGTTGGAAAGTGGAAAACACTTTTGATCCTCGTTTCCTTTTCACTGATGTTCAATCTTCTTGGACTATCCCAGAAGTTCTACTTCATCCTCCTTTACGCTGTCCTCTGTTGTGTTCTTCTCTTCGCCTACTGCATGTTTCAGCGCGGTGATGGCAACCTCGAGCTGTGA
- a CDS encoding HD domain-containing protein: MISRERAMELLKTHVKTKNLVKHCLAAEAVMRALAREFNEDEEKWGLAGLLHDLDYDYTKDKPEEHGLKTLEILKDEDVPEDVLNAILAHCEKKTPETLMEKALYAVDPTTGFIVAAALIRPEKKLDVIDVDFLLRRFKEKAFAKGASREQMRTCENFGLSLEKFLEISLEAMKSIASELGL; this comes from the coding sequence TTGATCAGCAGAGAAAGGGCAATGGAGCTGTTGAAAACCCACGTTAAAACGAAAAATCTTGTGAAGCACTGTCTTGCAGCGGAAGCTGTTATGAGAGCTCTCGCTAGGGAATTCAACGAGGACGAAGAAAAATGGGGTCTTGCCGGACTTCTTCACGATCTAGATTACGACTACACCAAAGATAAACCCGAGGAACATGGCTTGAAGACCCTGGAGATCCTGAAAGATGAGGACGTACCCGAAGACGTTCTCAACGCTATTCTGGCCCACTGCGAAAAGAAAACTCCAGAAACTTTGATGGAGAAGGCTTTGTATGCGGTGGATCCAACCACTGGTTTTATAGTAGCGGCCGCACTGATCAGACCAGAGAAGAAACTGGATGTTATCGATGTGGATTTTCTGCTGAGGAGATTCAAGGAAAAGGCCTTTGCGAAGGGAGCGAGTAGGGAACAGATGAGAACCTGTGAAAACTTTGGACTCTCTCTTGAGAAATTTCTGGAAATCTCCCTTGAGGCGATGAAATCAATCGCCTCCGAACTCGGTCTGTGA
- a CDS encoding Maf family nucleotide pyrophosphatase, producing MRIILASSSPRRRQLMKLLGIEFEVEKPDVEEEFLESPEETVRELSLRKAEWVFKKRKEEGILVIGSDTVVVLDGNILGKPESLEEAKGMLKKLSGKWHVVYTGVAFVSSETKDVFVSSTKVRFRELPESVIDYYVEKYRPLDKAGAYGIQDFAAVFVEKIEGDFFTVVGFPLGMVWQYLYEKGWWKVASKREDDKGGARVAFG from the coding sequence TTGAGAATTATTCTCGCTTCTTCTTCGCCCAGAAGAAGGCAGCTGATGAAGTTGCTGGGGATAGAGTTCGAAGTTGAAAAGCCTGATGTTGAAGAGGAGTTTCTTGAAAGTCCCGAAGAGACCGTTAGAGAACTCTCGTTGAGAAAAGCGGAGTGGGTGTTCAAAAAGAGGAAAGAAGAGGGAATACTCGTCATTGGATCCGATACGGTGGTGGTTTTGGATGGTAACATACTGGGAAAGCCGGAGTCTCTGGAAGAAGCGAAAGGTATGTTGAAGAAGCTTTCTGGAAAATGGCACGTGGTTTACACAGGGGTGGCGTTCGTCTCCAGTGAAACGAAAGACGTGTTCGTTTCTTCAACGAAGGTCAGGTTCAGAGAACTCCCAGAGAGTGTGATTGATTACTACGTTGAGAAATACAGACCTCTCGACAAAGCGGGGGCTTATGGGATACAGGATTTCGCGGCCGTCTTCGTCGAAAAAATAGAAGGAGACTTTTTCACTGTGGTGGGATTTCCTCTTGGAATGGTCTGGCAGTACCTCTATGAAAAGGGATGGTGGAAGGTTGCTTCCAAGAGAGAGGATGATAAAGGCGGGGCCAGAGTCGCTTTCGGTTGA
- the deoC gene encoding deoxyribose-phosphate aldolase, whose protein sequence is MIEYMIEEAIARYRESYEFKPFRESAGIEDVRSAIEHTNLKPFATPDDIKKLCLEARENRFYGVCVNPCYVKLAREELEGTDVKVVTVVGFPLGANETRTKAHEAIFAVENGADEIDMVINVGMLKAKEWEYVYEDIRSVVESVKGKVVKVIIETCYLDTEEKIAACVISKLAGAHFVKTSTGFGTGGATAEDVHLMKWIVGNEMGVKASGGIKTFEDAVKMIVYGADRIGTSSGVKIIQEGEDKYGG, encoded by the coding sequence ATGATAGAGTACATGATCGAGGAAGCAATAGCGAGGTACAGAGAATCTTACGAGTTCAAGCCTTTCAGAGAAAGCGCGGGTATCGAAGATGTGAGAAGTGCTATAGAGCACACGAATCTGAAACCGTTTGCCACACCAGACGATATAAAAAAACTCTGTCTTGAAGCAAGGGAAAATCGTTTCTATGGAGTCTGTGTGAATCCGTGTTATGTGAAACTGGCTCGTGAAGAACTCGAAGGAACCGATGTGAAAGTCGTCACCGTTGTTGGTTTTCCACTGGGAGCGAACGAAACTCGGACGAAAGCCCATGAAGCGATCTTCGCTGTTGAGAATGGAGCCGATGAGATCGATATGGTCATCAACGTTGGCATGCTCAAGGCAAAGGAGTGGGAGTACGTTTACGAGGATATAAGAAGTGTTGTCGAATCAGTGAAGGGAAAAGTCGTGAAAGTGATCATTGAAACGTGCTATCTGGATACGGAAGAAAAGATAGCAGCGTGTGTCATCTCCAAACTCGCTGGAGCTCATTTCGTGAAGACTTCTACAGGATTTGGAACGGGAGGGGCAACTGCAGAAGACGTTCATCTCATGAAGTGGATCGTGGGAAACGAGATGGGTGTAAAAGCTTCCGGAGGAATCAAAACCTTTGAAGACGCTGTTAAGATGATCGTGTACGGTGCTGATAGAATAGGAACGAGTTCAGGTGTCAAGATTATTCAGGAGGGAGAAGATAAATATGGAGGTTGA
- the amrS gene encoding AmmeMemoRadiSam system radical SAM enzyme, which produces MERMALHFEILEDEKVKCLLCPHECVLGNGQTGLCGARKNRNGSLVSLNYGEVTAIAMDPIEKKPLFHFNPGEQIFSVGTFGCNFKCGFCQNWGISQAKPETKRVTPEQLVKIAQMNRNSKGIAFTYNEPLIWYEFVLDTSRVAVKEGMYCVLVTNGFINEEPLELLFQSVHAMNIDLKGFNRDFYREIGGDLDVVLRNIEKVYNAGIHVELTTLIIPGKNDDKEDLRREFEWIADLDKDIPLHISRYFPNYKYTIPPTPVEELIEIYEMAREYLNFVYLGNVWDERYESTFCPDCGSLVIRRQGYEVEKMGLDEEGKCTKCGRQIATIIG; this is translated from the coding sequence ATGGAGAGAATGGCTTTGCACTTTGAAATTCTTGAGGATGAGAAAGTTAAGTGTCTTCTGTGCCCGCATGAGTGTGTACTCGGTAACGGACAAACTGGTTTGTGTGGAGCGAGAAAGAATAGAAACGGTTCCCTGGTGAGTCTGAACTACGGTGAGGTAACGGCGATCGCCATGGATCCTATAGAGAAGAAACCGCTTTTCCACTTCAACCCCGGTGAGCAGATATTCTCCGTGGGAACTTTCGGCTGCAATTTCAAGTGTGGTTTCTGTCAGAATTGGGGGATTTCACAGGCAAAGCCAGAAACCAAAAGAGTTACTCCCGAACAGCTTGTTAAGATAGCCCAGATGAACAGGAACTCCAAAGGAATCGCTTTCACGTACAACGAACCTCTTATCTGGTACGAGTTCGTTCTTGACACGTCGCGTGTGGCGGTAAAGGAGGGTATGTATTGTGTTCTTGTAACCAATGGTTTTATAAACGAGGAACCTCTTGAACTCCTCTTTCAGTCTGTGCATGCGATGAACATAGATCTCAAGGGATTCAACAGAGATTTCTACAGGGAGATCGGAGGAGATTTGGACGTGGTCCTCAGAAACATAGAGAAGGTTTACAACGCTGGTATCCACGTTGAGCTCACCACACTGATAATTCCGGGAAAGAACGACGACAAAGAAGACCTGAGAAGAGAATTCGAGTGGATCGCCGATCTGGACAAGGACATTCCTCTTCATATAAGCCGCTACTTCCCAAATTACAAGTACACCATACCTCCAACGCCTGTCGAAGAGCTCATCGAGATATACGAGATGGCCAGGGAATATCTGAATTTCGTTTACCTCGGCAACGTGTGGGACGAAAGATACGAGAGCACTTTCTGTCCAGATTGTGGAAGTCTTGTGATCAGAAGACAGGGCTATGAAGTGGAAAAGATGGGTCTGGATGAGGAAGGGAAGTGCACAAAATGTGGCCGTCAGATAGCAACGATCATCGGTTAA
- a CDS encoding NusG domain II-containing protein: MLILLIFVVLIFSILASEKKGSKVVVQGKDFRRILSKPGTYDITENGKFLMKVEFDGNRVRVVESTCPLKLCVKTGWVGPRGTIICVPNEVIIFFEEKTDYDTVTW, encoded by the coding sequence GTGCTGATTCTTCTGATCTTCGTTGTTCTCATCTTTTCAATACTCGCTTCAGAGAAGAAAGGAAGCAAGGTTGTGGTTCAAGGGAAAGACTTCAGAAGGATTCTATCGAAACCAGGAACGTACGACATAACAGAGAACGGAAAATTCCTCATGAAGGTGGAATTCGATGGGAATAGGGTCAGAGTCGTTGAGTCAACCTGTCCTCTGAAACTGTGCGTGAAAACCGGATGGGTTGGTCCAAGAGGAACCATCATCTGTGTGCCAAACGAGGTGATAATATTCTTCGAGGAAAAGACAGATTACGATACCGTGACCTGGTGA
- a CDS encoding cyclodeaminase/cyclohydrolase family protein gives MEVERLSLKDFCDMVAERKPTPGGGAVGSVVGAMACALAEMVANFTRKKKGYEDVEPEMERIVEAMEEARLKLFDLSKKDMEAFEKVMKAYKSSEGELQDALKEAASVPMDVIRVMKDLAHELEKLAEFGNKNLASDTLNAADLCRAVFQVEKVNVLINLKEISDETFRKNMLEELEEQEAQIEGCYQRVKKMLEGIVWSSK, from the coding sequence ATGGAGGTTGAACGTCTTTCACTCAAGGATTTCTGTGATATGGTTGCGGAGAGAAAGCCAACTCCTGGTGGGGGAGCAGTTGGATCAGTCGTGGGAGCCATGGCGTGTGCCCTCGCTGAAATGGTTGCGAATTTCACCAGGAAGAAAAAGGGTTACGAAGATGTGGAACCGGAGATGGAGAGGATAGTTGAGGCAATGGAAGAAGCGAGACTGAAACTCTTCGATCTTTCAAAGAAAGACATGGAAGCCTTTGAAAAGGTCATGAAAGCTTACAAATCCTCTGAAGGAGAGCTTCAGGATGCTCTGAAGGAAGCCGCTTCTGTACCGATGGACGTGATAAGGGTGATGAAAGACCTCGCACACGAGCTCGAGAAGCTCGCCGAATTTGGAAACAAGAATCTGGCATCGGACACGTTGAACGCCGCAGATCTCTGCCGCGCGGTCTTTCAGGTTGAAAAGGTGAACGTTCTGATCAATTTGAAAGAGATTTCAGACGAGACTTTCAGGAAAAACATGCTGGAAGAGCTCGAAGAACAGGAAGCACAGATTGAAGGGTGCTATCAGAGGGTGAAGAAGATGCTGGAGGGAATCGTGTGGAGTTCGAAGTGA
- the radC gene encoding RadC family protein has protein sequence MKRDGGRLLPRERMIKAGPESLSVEELVAIVLRTGKKGKHVLELSKDLLERFDGSLIKLSNAGLEEIASVEGVGMVKAITLKAALELGKRLHRELERIPEKLDSSVKVYKYCQEMVYLEREIVKVICLDTKLNVIGENTLTVGTSDRSLIHPRDVFRTAIRANASGVIVVHNHPSGDPTPSKEDRLITERLKRAGEILGVSLVDHVIVSRRGYFSFREEGEL, from the coding sequence ATGAAAAGGGATGGTGGAAGGTTGCTTCCAAGAGAGAGGATGATAAAGGCGGGGCCAGAGTCGCTTTCGGTTGAAGAACTCGTCGCCATAGTGTTGAGAACTGGAAAGAAGGGAAAACACGTTCTCGAACTTTCAAAGGATCTTCTTGAAAGGTTTGACGGCTCGTTGATAAAACTCTCGAACGCAGGTCTCGAAGAGATAGCTTCGGTCGAAGGGGTCGGTATGGTCAAGGCCATCACTCTGAAAGCCGCTCTGGAGCTTGGAAAAAGACTTCACAGAGAACTGGAAAGGATACCGGAGAAGCTGGACTCTTCCGTGAAAGTTTACAAATACTGCCAGGAGATGGTGTATCTTGAGAGGGAAATTGTGAAGGTGATCTGTCTCGATACGAAGCTCAACGTTATAGGAGAAAACACACTCACTGTTGGAACTTCTGACAGGAGTTTGATACATCCGCGGGACGTGTTCCGAACGGCTATCAGGGCTAATGCATCTGGAGTGATCGTCGTTCACAACCATCCTTCTGGTGATCCCACTCCCAGCAAAGAAGATCGTTTGATCACGGAAAGGTTGAAACGAGCGGGAGAGATCCTTGGGGTGAGTCTTGTGGATCACGTCATCGTATCGAGACGAGGATATTTCAGCTTCAGGGAGGAGGGAGAACTTTGA
- a CDS encoding DUF1385 domain-containing protein produces MRAGGQAVIEGVLMIARKVSLAVRKPDGNIEIRELGKVKFPGWAKIPFLRGFYSLFVSLYFGIKALNLSSEISSGERLKESEKLFSLITAIGLAVGLFVIVPIFLTNFLVSKKGEFLYSLVEGFIRFGLFLLYVWIISLFKDVKRVFQYHGAEHMTIHAYEHGEELTPENVRKYSTIHPRCGTNFLMIFLIVAILLLGLVGVVVEMNTWTRIVSRLVLLPFAAGISYELLKVIAFFNGKGLVKLLYLPGYLLQYLTTAKPDDSQLEVAITALKHAVGEEKNTTEDSVKEDEVELLG; encoded by the coding sequence ATGAGAGCAGGTGGTCAGGCAGTAATAGAAGGAGTACTCATGATCGCGAGAAAAGTTTCCCTTGCCGTTAGAAAACCAGATGGGAACATCGAGATCAGGGAACTTGGTAAAGTGAAATTTCCAGGTTGGGCGAAGATACCTTTCTTGAGGGGTTTTTACTCGCTTTTTGTTTCTCTCTACTTTGGAATAAAAGCCCTCAATCTTTCCTCTGAAATCTCTTCCGGCGAAAGATTGAAGGAAAGCGAGAAGCTCTTTTCACTCATCACAGCCATTGGGCTTGCCGTTGGTCTTTTTGTGATAGTACCCATCTTTCTGACCAACTTCCTGGTGTCAAAGAAAGGAGAGTTTCTCTATTCTCTTGTAGAAGGATTCATAAGGTTCGGACTCTTTCTCCTCTACGTCTGGATCATCTCCCTGTTCAAGGATGTGAAACGTGTATTTCAGTACCACGGTGCAGAACACATGACGATACACGCTTACGAACATGGAGAGGAACTCACACCGGAAAATGTGAGGAAGTATTCGACGATACACCCAAGGTGCGGGACCAACTTTTTGATGATCTTTTTGATAGTGGCCATCCTGCTTCTCGGTTTAGTCGGTGTTGTTGTGGAGATGAACACCTGGACGAGGATCGTTTCAAGGCTTGTCCTTCTCCCCTTCGCAGCGGGGATTTCCTATGAACTCTTGAAAGTCATCGCCTTTTTCAATGGAAAGGGACTGGTGAAACTCCTCTATCTTCCAGGGTACCTTCTCCAGTATTTGACTACAGCAAAACCAGACGACTCACAGCTCGAGGTTGCCATCACCGCGCTGAAACATGCAGTAGGCGAAGAGAAGAACACAACAGAGGACAGCGTAAAGGAGGATGAAGTAGAACTTCTGGGATAG
- a CDS encoding polysaccharide biosynthesis protein yields MVRKALLFVVDVALTYFAGVVALFSRFGFDFQEMSRYDESVIVYAVVSAVVYILNGNYSIVWEYANARDFLILIRGSVISYLSNLAFFYFYRGIVLPRSVGFATFLGSMVLLVLSRITWQWMIVNGRGRVSGEKRILIIGAGDAGVSILEEFEKHPHLGKVVAFVDDSPRKIGRKVRGVPVFGPIEKTMEIVEKMNVDEIVIAIPSASRAEMERILKSIDLKKVRVKTLPSVRELIEGRVRISHLKEVSIEDLLGREEVKVDFHEIGKFLKGKRVLVTGAGGSIGSELCKQIARMNPAEIFLLGHGENSIYLIDEFLTEHFPGVKKRRIIADVADGKIMEYWLAWLKPDVIFHVAAHKHVPLMEENPLEAFRVNVLGTVNLVELSERFGVKYFVFISTDKAVNPTSVMGLTKRIAELYILSREKNSTNFSIVRFGNVLGSRGSVVERFRRQIEKGGPVTVTDPRMKRYFMSIPEAVSLILQSLLFSSGKDLFILDMGEQIPILKLAETMIMLSGYTPYQDIKIVFTGIRPGEKMYEELLYPYEVKELTPHSKIFRVKTSVLPGKESVEQAINRMKEAFENGDIKRLLTEMKKISPGGTNKCGKR; encoded by the coding sequence ATGGTAAGAAAGGCACTCCTTTTTGTAGTCGACGTGGCTCTGACGTACTTTGCAGGTGTGGTGGCGCTTTTTTCGAGGTTCGGTTTTGACTTTCAGGAAATGAGCCGTTACGACGAATCTGTGATCGTATACGCTGTTGTTTCGGCTGTTGTCTACATTCTGAACGGAAACTACTCCATCGTGTGGGAATACGCCAATGCCAGAGATTTCCTCATTCTCATAAGAGGAAGCGTTATCTCTTATCTTTCCAACCTCGCGTTTTTTTACTTTTACAGGGGGATTGTTCTTCCCAGATCCGTGGGGTTTGCCACTTTTCTTGGTTCGATGGTTCTTTTAGTTCTGAGCAGAATCACGTGGCAGTGGATGATTGTGAACGGGAGAGGTAGAGTCTCGGGAGAAAAGAGAATATTGATCATAGGAGCGGGAGATGCGGGAGTCTCTATCCTCGAAGAATTCGAGAAACACCCTCATTTGGGGAAAGTGGTGGCTTTCGTGGACGATTCTCCCAGAAAGATTGGTCGAAAGGTGAGAGGAGTCCCGGTTTTTGGACCAATAGAGAAGACGATGGAAATTGTGGAGAAAATGAACGTGGACGAAATCGTGATAGCCATACCTTCCGCTTCCAGAGCTGAGATGGAGCGAATTCTCAAAAGCATCGATTTGAAAAAGGTTAGGGTGAAGACCCTTCCCAGTGTGAGAGAGCTGATAGAAGGGCGCGTCAGGATCTCCCATTTGAAAGAAGTGTCCATAGAAGATCTCCTGGGTCGAGAGGAAGTGAAGGTGGATTTTCATGAAATAGGGAAATTTTTGAAAGGAAAGAGAGTTCTTGTGACCGGGGCAGGGGGCAGTATCGGTTCTGAGCTTTGCAAGCAAATAGCCAGGATGAATCCAGCGGAGATCTTTCTTTTGGGGCACGGAGAGAACAGTATATATCTCATAGATGAATTTCTCACCGAACACTTTCCGGGGGTGAAGAAAAGAAGGATTATAGCGGACGTTGCCGACGGAAAAATTATGGAATATTGGTTGGCCTGGCTGAAGCCGGATGTGATCTTCCATGTAGCGGCACACAAGCACGTTCCTTTGATGGAGGAAAATCCGCTCGAGGCTTTCAGAGTGAACGTTTTGGGAACGGTGAATCTTGTAGAACTCTCCGAAAGATTCGGTGTGAAGTACTTTGTTTTCATTTCAACAGACAAAGCGGTGAATCCCACTTCTGTGATGGGTCTCACCAAGAGGATAGCAGAACTCTATATCCTTTCGAGAGAAAAAAACAGCACGAATTTCTCGATCGTGAGATTTGGAAACGTTCTTGGAAGCAGAGGGAGTGTGGTGGAAAGATTTCGTCGCCAGATAGAAAAGGGTGGTCCTGTAACGGTGACGGATCCACGAATGAAGCGCTACTTCATGTCCATACCTGAGGCTGTCTCCCTCATCCTCCAGTCCCTTCTCTTCTCTTCCGGAAAGGATCTCTTCATCCTCGACATGGGAGAGCAGATACCCATTTTGAAGCTTGCGGAAACCATGATCATGCTTTCTGGATACACTCCCTATCAGGACATAAAGATAGTTTTCACCGGGATCAGGCCTGGAGAGAAAATGTACGAAGAGTTACTCTATCCTTACGAGGTGAAAGAGTTGACTCCACACTCGAAAATCTTCAGGGTGAAAACATCCGTTCTTCCAGGGAAAGAGAGCGTAGAACAGGCAATCAACAGAATGAAAGAAGCCTTCGAAAACGGCGATATAAAAAGGCTTCTCACTGAAATGAAAAAAATTAGTCCCGGAGGCACAAATAAATGTGGGAAGCGATAA
- the amrA gene encoding AmmeMemoRadiSam system protein A — protein MIGEHPYVKWAIKVIENYVRYGRVIEPDESVPEELFKRRAGAFVTLHKTDGSLRGCIGTYLPTKPNLALEIRDNAIAAATQDPRFPPVLPDELDDIVVHVDVLSSPEPVKDISELDPKKYGVIVVKGWRRGLLLPDIEGVDTVEEQLRIAKLKAGIPEWDDDVEIYRFTVERYK, from the coding sequence ATGATAGGTGAGCATCCTTACGTGAAATGGGCAATAAAGGTCATAGAAAATTATGTGAGATATGGAAGAGTGATCGAACCCGATGAAAGTGTTCCTGAGGAGCTTTTCAAAAGGAGAGCCGGTGCTTTTGTGACTCTCCACAAAACGGACGGTTCTCTGAGAGGCTGCATAGGAACCTACCTTCCCACAAAGCCGAATCTTGCTCTCGAGATAAGAGATAACGCCATCGCGGCTGCCACTCAGGATCCAAGGTTTCCTCCGGTCTTGCCCGACGAACTCGACGATATCGTTGTGCATGTGGATGTTCTCAGTTCTCCTGAACCAGTGAAGGATATCTCTGAGCTCGACCCGAAAAAATACGGTGTGATAGTGGTGAAAGGCTGGAGGAGAGGACTTTTGCTTCCGGACATAGAAGGTGTGGATACGGTCGAAGAACAGCTCAGAATAGCGAAACTGAAAGCTGGAATTCCTGAATGGGACGACGATGTGGAGATTTACAGGTTCACGGTTGAACGCTACAAATGA